One genomic window of Hyperolius riggenbachi isolate aHypRig1 chromosome 7, aHypRig1.pri, whole genome shotgun sequence includes the following:
- the LOC137526003 gene encoding serine protease 27-like has protein sequence MYLLSAGCILLLLGRSDTANSAAPTCGMPQVSSRIMGGQGAQLGEWPWQVSLRLNGRHFCGGSLISESWVVSAAHCITSDVTTSSLTVRLGCYQISSPNSHEISVAVKSIFKHPDYTAVGSKGDLSLIQLATPINYTEYILPVCLPTAEVTFPMGMYCWITGWGNIKFGGKCCNDVTDGDVQIHQSLIPHGSLKCQIKIPHDSDYSSAVPRILSDMLCAGYKAGGTDSCQGDSGGPLVCSQGGQWFLAGVVSWGEGCGKENRPGVYSRVTSYQTWINSTAPESAQNMQYVVFSEALNHSGKIAIADLPTELQRHPEDGGKIAALGPREK, from the exons CAACATGCGGGATGCCTCAGGTCTCCAGTCGGATAATGGGTGGACAGGGAGCTCAGCTGGGTGAGTGGCCATGGCAAGTCAGCTTGCGCCTGAATGGACGGCACTTCTGTGGAGGATCCCTCATCAGCGAGTCTTgggtggtgtctgctgcccactgcATTACAAG TGACGTTACAACATCCTCCCTGACGGTTCGCCTCGGCTGCTATCAGATTTCCAGTCCAAATTCTCATGAGATTTCAGTGGCGGTGAAAAGTATCTTTAAGCATCCAGACTACACTGCTGTGGGCTCAAAGGGTGACCTCAGTCTCATTCAGCTGGCCACTCCAATCAACTACACAGAATACATCCTTCCGGTGTGTCTCCCCACAGCCGAGGTGACCTTCCCCATGGGCATGTACTGCTGGATCACTGGCTGGGGCAACATCAAGTTTGGAGGCAAGTGCTGTAATGATGTTACAGATGGAGATGTGCAAATCCATCAGTCACTGATACCACATGGTTCCTTAAAATGCCAAATTAAAATACCACATGAC TCTGATTACAGCAGTGCGGTACCCAGAATCCTCAGCGACATGCTATGTGCCGGCTACAAAGCTGGTGGAACAGACTCTTGTCAG GGAGACTCTGGAGGACCTCTGGTTTGTTCTCAGGGTGGACAGTGGTTCCTGGCCGGGGTGGTGAGCTGGGGAGAGGGCTGCGGAAAAGAGAACCGGCCCGGAGTGTACAGCCGGGTGACTTCCTATCAGACCTGGATTAATTCTACAGCTCCTGAATCGGCTCAGAACATGCAGTATGTCGTCTTCAGTG aggctctgaatcactctggtaagATCGCCATTGCTGATCTccctacagagttacagcgccacccggaggatggagggaaaattgcagcgctggggcccagggag aaataa